From one Thalassospira lucentensis genomic stretch:
- the fdhA gene encoding formaldehyde dehydrogenase, glutathione-independent: protein MSSNRGVVYVGPGKVEVRNIADPVMASPNGRKLDHAVILKVISTNICGSDQHMVRGRTTAEPGLVLGHEITGEIIEKGSDVEQLEIGDIVSVPFNVACGRCRCCKSQDTGVCLTVNPARAGGAYGYVDMGGWIGGQARYVMVPYADFNLLKFPDREQAMDKIRDLTMLSDILPTGFHGAVQAGVGVGSIVYVAGAGPVGMAAAASARILGAAVVMVGDFNKERLAHASKMGFEAVDLSQSDRLGEMIAEITGSPEVDSAIDAVGFEARGHTGGEQPAIVLNQMMEITRAAGSIGIPGLYVTEDPGAVDDAAKQGSLSLRFGLGWAKAQSFHTGQTPVIKYNRQLMQAILHDRLKIADIVNAQVISLDDAAKGYESFDQGAAKKFVLDPHDVLAKAS, encoded by the coding sequence ATGAGCAGCAACAGAGGTGTGGTGTATGTCGGGCCCGGCAAGGTCGAGGTCAGGAATATTGCCGATCCGGTGATGGCATCGCCCAATGGCCGGAAGCTTGACCATGCCGTCATTCTGAAAGTGATCAGTACCAACATTTGCGGATCGGACCAGCATATGGTGCGCGGCCGCACGACCGCGGAGCCGGGGCTGGTTCTGGGGCATGAAATCACCGGCGAGATCATCGAGAAGGGTAGCGACGTCGAGCAGCTTGAGATCGGCGATATCGTATCGGTCCCGTTCAATGTTGCTTGCGGGCGGTGCCGGTGCTGCAAATCGCAGGATACCGGTGTGTGCCTGACGGTGAACCCGGCGCGGGCCGGGGGTGCCTATGGTTATGTCGATATGGGTGGCTGGATCGGCGGGCAGGCGCGTTATGTCATGGTGCCCTATGCCGATTTCAACCTTCTGAAATTCCCCGACCGTGAACAGGCGATGGATAAAATCCGTGACCTGACGATGCTGTCCGACATTCTGCCGACCGGGTTCCACGGTGCGGTGCAGGCCGGTGTTGGTGTCGGGTCCATCGTTTATGTTGCCGGTGCCGGGCCGGTCGGGATGGCGGCGGCTGCATCGGCGCGTATCCTGGGGGCCGCCGTCGTGATGGTCGGTGATTTCAACAAGGAACGTCTGGCACATGCATCAAAGATGGGCTTTGAGGCGGTCGATCTGTCGCAAAGTGATCGTCTGGGCGAAATGATTGCCGAGATCACTGGAAGCCCGGAAGTGGACAGCGCCATTGATGCGGTCGGGTTTGAAGCCCGCGGGCATACGGGCGGCGAGCAGCCGGCGATTGTCCTGAACCAGATGATGGAGATCACGCGGGCTGCCGGTTCCATCGGCATTCCGGGGCTTTATGTGACCGAAGATCCCGGTGCGGTTGATGATGCGGCCAAGCAGGGCAGTCTGTCGCTTCGGTTCGGGTTGGGCTGGGCCAAGGCGCAGTCGTTCCATACCGGGCAGACGCCGGTGATCAAATATAACCGTCAACTGATGCAGGCGATCCTGCATGATCGCCTGAAGATTGCCGATATCGTCAATGCGCAGGTGATCTCGCTTGATGATGCGGCGAAGGGCTATGAGAGCTTTGATCAGGGGGCGGCCAAGAAATTCGTGCTTGATCCGCATGATGTTCTGGCGAAGGCCAGCTAG